From a single Streptomyces misionensis genomic region:
- a CDS encoding ABC transporter ATP-binding protein: MDASLAVRARGIAKYFGEVVALDGVDLDVAPGRIHGLVGPNGAGKTTLLGLLLGLAVADSGELEILGVPVGRTLAAVDGVAGFVDGPGLYPSLTARQNLAALAALRGGGRTAGIEEALAEVGLREVADDRVRGFSLGMRQRLGLAAALLTRPRLLVLDEPANGLDPAGKRDVHGVLDRLAADGTAVVLSSHRMDDVEALCSEVTILATGRIVFSGPPAKLAAENRELDYRLVTSDPAAARRLAAGTDGVRLVEGGAARYGDAVVVVRAAVPALDELVADVVRSGVAVRELAPLVSPLESAFLALTDSQEAGR; encoded by the coding sequence ATGGACGCAAGTCTCGCGGTGCGGGCGCGCGGGATCGCGAAGTACTTCGGCGAGGTGGTCGCGCTCGACGGCGTCGATCTGGACGTGGCACCGGGCCGGATCCACGGTCTGGTCGGCCCGAACGGAGCCGGCAAGACGACGCTGCTCGGCCTGCTGCTGGGGCTGGCCGTCGCCGACTCCGGCGAGCTGGAGATCCTCGGCGTGCCGGTCGGCCGGACACTCGCCGCCGTGGACGGCGTGGCCGGTTTCGTGGACGGGCCGGGCCTGTACCCCTCGCTCACCGCCCGGCAGAACCTGGCCGCGCTGGCCGCCCTGCGCGGCGGCGGCCGGACGGCGGGGATCGAGGAGGCGCTCGCCGAGGTCGGCCTCCGCGAGGTCGCCGACGACCGGGTGCGCGGGTTCTCCCTCGGGATGCGCCAGCGGCTGGGACTCGCCGCCGCCCTGCTCACCCGGCCCCGCCTGCTCGTCCTCGACGAGCCCGCCAACGGACTGGACCCGGCGGGCAAGCGGGACGTGCACGGCGTCCTCGACCGGCTCGCGGCGGACGGCACCGCCGTGGTCCTCTCCAGCCACCGGATGGACGACGTCGAGGCGCTGTGTTCCGAGGTCACCATCCTCGCCACCGGACGGATCGTGTTCTCCGGCCCGCCGGCCAAGCTGGCCGCCGAGAACCGGGAACTGGACTACCGGCTGGTCACCTCCGACCCCGCGGCGGCGCGGCGGCTGGCCGCCGGGACGGACGGCGTGCGGCTGGTGGAGGGCGGCGCGGCGCGGTACGGCGACGCGGTGGTCGTCGTACGCGCGGCGGTGCCCGCGCTCGACGAACTCGTGGCGGACGTCGTGCGGTCGGGCGTCGCGGTACGTGAACTGGCGCCGCTCGTCTCGCCGTTGGAGTCCGCCTTCCTCGCCCTCACCGACTCCCAGGAGGCCGGCCGATGA
- a CDS encoding ABC transporter permease, with translation MTADLTVARSAPARPVSVPRGYRFELVKLVSQWRIRLLVLACWVVPALFVAGVSLQSTLPSDTLFGRWMHATGWAGPLVVLGFAGTWALPLLTSVVAGDVFAAEDRLGTWRHLLVVVRSARRIFVAKTLASLTVILLLVAGLAASSAVGGLLAVGNHPLVGLDGHLLAPSDAAVKVLLAWTAVLAPTLALAGVGLLGSVTLGRSPMGLLLPAVVALAMQLAQMLPLPVVVRLALPGYAFIAWNGLFTSPGQTGPLLIGVAVSLVWAVTATALAYALFLRRDFTHPGFDGSGRRAVTGGLLPLAGLLAVSAAVLAPATGASGSGIEQDKVQRSLATAFGHLYRMQTDQLHRPHVTEAQLRATAACDKGSDKVAAQGPGNDWRCVVSWHLPGVEATGTAIYQLDVASDGRFVADGDGPKEVNGYFLVHTPTGDAPNPLWQFDGDVELLPTSKG, from the coding sequence ATGACCGCGGACCTCACCGTGGCCCGCTCCGCGCCCGCCCGGCCGGTCTCCGTGCCGCGCGGCTACCGCTTCGAACTGGTCAAGCTGGTGTCCCAGTGGCGGATCAGACTGCTGGTCCTCGCCTGCTGGGTCGTGCCGGCGCTGTTCGTCGCCGGGGTGAGCCTGCAGAGCACGCTGCCCTCCGACACCCTGTTCGGGCGCTGGATGCACGCCACCGGATGGGCCGGACCGCTGGTCGTGCTCGGCTTCGCGGGCACCTGGGCGCTGCCGCTGCTGACCTCGGTGGTGGCCGGTGACGTGTTCGCCGCCGAGGACCGGCTCGGCACCTGGCGCCATCTGCTCGTGGTCGTACGGTCGGCCCGGCGGATCTTCGTGGCGAAGACGCTGGCGAGCCTCACCGTCATCCTGCTGCTCGTGGCCGGACTGGCCGCCTCCAGCGCGGTCGGCGGTCTGCTCGCGGTCGGCAACCATCCGCTGGTGGGCCTCGACGGCCATCTGCTCGCGCCGTCGGACGCCGCCGTCAAGGTGCTGCTCGCCTGGACCGCCGTGCTCGCGCCGACGCTGGCGCTGGCCGGGGTCGGGCTGCTCGGTTCCGTGACGCTCGGGCGGTCCCCGATGGGGCTGCTGCTGCCCGCGGTCGTGGCGCTGGCGATGCAGCTCGCCCAGATGCTGCCGCTCCCCGTCGTCGTGCGCCTCGCGCTGCCCGGCTACGCCTTCATCGCCTGGAACGGGCTGTTCACCAGCCCGGGTCAGACGGGCCCGCTGCTCATCGGCGTGGCGGTGAGCCTCGTGTGGGCGGTCACCGCGACCGCGCTGGCCTACGCGCTGTTCCTGCGGCGGGACTTCACCCATCCGGGCTTCGACGGCTCGGGGCGCCGCGCGGTCACCGGGGGGCTGCTGCCGCTGGCGGGCCTGCTCGCGGTGTCGGCCGCCGTGCTCGCCCCGGCGACCGGGGCCTCGGGCTCCGGGATCGAGCAGGACAAGGTGCAGCGCTCGCTGGCCACCGCGTTCGGCCACCTGTACCGCATGCAGACCGATCAGCTTCACCGACCCCACGTCACCGAGGCGCAGTTGAGGGCCACGGCGGCGTGCGACAAGGGCAGCGACAAGGTCGCGGCCCAAGGGCCGGGCAACGACTGGCGTTGCGTCGTCTCCTGGCACCTTCCCGGCGTCGAGGCCACTGGTACGGCCATCTACCAGCTCGACGTCGCATCGGACGGGCGGTTCGTCGCCGACGGCGACGGCCCGAAGGAAGTGAACGGCTACTTCCTGGTGCACACCCCGACCGGGGACGCACCGAACCCGCTGTGGCAGTTCGACGGCGACGTCGAGCTGCTTCCCACCTCGAAGGGATAA
- a CDS encoding phosphoesterase codes for MQVTRRRRRVQKERSGFLAGRFGRRIPLVTAGTSALALVAAGAAFAQTHQFGTQQVGQNTRNGQVISSDQYIAPYGDRLVVDNGKIMSSTVSPDGTHLAASVTDGGSALAVVDLKNWKVQQVVGNAASSSPRIKGNAVGQEGPTYSPDGKQLWLGQTDGYTRFTVNADGTVSDPTYITIPADGSKHALVAAAVFSADGSTVYSAVNGQNRVVAIDAATGAVKQSWAVGNAPRGLVQVGDKLYVSNEGGRPAKAGDTTINSYGTQVPADPKTGATTTGTVSVIDLAHPSAPVTGIDVGLHPTALYAKKGAVFVTNTATNNVSVINTANDKVVQTISTQPWPEASVGYEPDAATLTDDGHLLVTLGRANAVAVYRYTSPQEPVSYVGLLPTDYFPAEITTVGKQVVISNTRGIDARRPTTSAGHATHDTTSSVQRFTLPDDSVIRAQTAKVFRQNGWTNGSVKVAEGKSHAKPVPVPTRLGDPSTIKHVFLIVKENRTYDQVLGDVPQGNGDASLAEFGANVTPNQHALAEQFGLYDNTYDIGTNSAEGHNWLMQADDPEYTESSAGEYARSYDTEDDALGHQRTGFLWSGAQAAGKSVRDFGEFQQFLTKPSDASWQNLYCDAKNMDATGQGTAYPLNSSSPIPSLNDVSVHGFPKFDTSVPDQYRYQIWKQDFEKNGPANLNMFWLSSDHTGGPASPAAQVADNDLATGRIVDEISHSKYWKDSAIFVVEDDSQAGLDHVDGHRAPVQIISPWAQHHTVDSHYYSQITMIRTIEQILGIHPMNQKDSAATPMSAAFTKHPDYTPFTALPNRTSLTDGLKTAPSCGADTPAPQDPKAAAVPATKVPASARTLAAQWSTWKSEQRLTGPNAVPDYANPAQMNHYTWYQTHNWAKPYPGEKKLYAPNDVPGAFIPSSENDG; via the coding sequence ATGCAGGTAACACGCCGCCGCAGGCGTGTCCAGAAGGAGCGTTCCGGCTTTCTGGCCGGACGCTTCGGCCGCCGCATACCGCTGGTGACGGCGGGCACCTCCGCGCTCGCGCTCGTCGCGGCCGGTGCCGCTTTCGCCCAGACCCACCAGTTCGGCACCCAGCAGGTCGGCCAGAACACCCGCAACGGCCAGGTCATCTCCAGTGACCAGTACATCGCGCCGTACGGCGACCGGCTGGTGGTCGACAACGGCAAGATCATGTCGTCCACGGTCAGCCCGGACGGCACCCACCTCGCGGCCTCCGTCACCGACGGCGGCAGCGCGCTGGCCGTCGTGGACCTGAAGAACTGGAAGGTGCAGCAGGTCGTCGGCAACGCCGCGTCGTCCAGTCCCCGGATCAAGGGCAACGCCGTGGGCCAGGAGGGTCCCACCTACTCCCCCGACGGCAAGCAGCTGTGGCTGGGCCAGACCGACGGCTACACCCGCTTCACCGTGAACGCGGACGGCACCGTCTCCGACCCCACGTACATCACGATCCCGGCGGACGGCAGCAAGCACGCGCTGGTGGCCGCGGCGGTGTTCTCGGCGGACGGCTCCACCGTGTACTCGGCGGTCAACGGCCAGAACCGGGTGGTCGCGATCGACGCGGCGACCGGAGCCGTCAAGCAGAGCTGGGCCGTGGGCAACGCCCCGCGCGGCCTCGTGCAGGTCGGCGACAAGCTCTACGTCAGCAACGAGGGCGGGCGCCCGGCCAAGGCCGGCGACACCACCATCAACTCGTACGGCACCCAGGTGCCAGCCGACCCGAAGACCGGCGCCACCACCACCGGCACGGTCAGCGTCATCGACCTGGCGCACCCCTCCGCGCCCGTCACCGGCATCGACGTCGGCCTGCACCCCACCGCCCTGTACGCCAAGAAGGGCGCGGTGTTCGTCACCAACACGGCGACCAACAACGTGTCGGTGATCAACACCGCCAACGACAAGGTCGTCCAGACGATCTCCACGCAGCCGTGGCCGGAGGCGTCGGTCGGCTACGAGCCCGACGCGGCGACGCTCACCGACGACGGGCACCTCCTCGTCACGCTGGGCCGGGCCAACGCGGTCGCCGTCTACCGGTACACCAGCCCGCAGGAGCCGGTGAGTTACGTCGGTCTGCTGCCGACGGACTACTTCCCGGCGGAGATCACGACCGTCGGCAAGCAGGTGGTGATCTCCAACACCCGCGGCATCGACGCCCGCCGTCCCACCACCAGCGCCGGGCACGCCACCCACGACACCACGTCGAGCGTGCAGCGCTTCACGCTGCCCGACGACAGCGTGATCCGCGCCCAGACGGCCAAGGTCTTCCGGCAGAACGGCTGGACCAACGGCTCGGTCAAGGTGGCCGAGGGCAAGAGCCACGCCAAGCCGGTGCCGGTCCCGACGCGCCTGGGCGACCCGTCGACGATCAAGCACGTCTTCCTGATCGTCAAGGAGAACCGCACCTACGACCAGGTGCTCGGCGATGTGCCGCAGGGCAACGGCGACGCGTCGCTGGCCGAGTTCGGCGCCAACGTCACGCCCAACCAGCACGCGCTGGCCGAGCAGTTCGGGCTGTACGACAACACCTACGACATCGGCACCAACTCCGCCGAGGGCCACAACTGGCTGATGCAGGCGGACGACCCGGAGTACACCGAGTCCTCCGCCGGTGAGTACGCGCGCAGTTACGACACCGAGGACGACGCCCTCGGCCACCAGCGGACCGGATTCCTGTGGTCCGGGGCGCAGGCGGCCGGCAAGTCGGTGCGCGACTTCGGCGAGTTCCAGCAGTTCCTGACCAAGCCGTCGGACGCGAGCTGGCAGAACCTGTACTGCGACGCCAAGAACATGGACGCCACCGGGCAGGGCACCGCCTACCCGCTGAACTCGTCCTCGCCGATCCCGTCGCTCAACGACGTGTCGGTGCACGGCTTCCCGAAGTTCGACACCAGCGTCCCGGACCAGTACCGGTACCAGATCTGGAAGCAGGACTTCGAGAAGAACGGTCCGGCGAACCTGAACATGTTCTGGCTCTCCAGCGACCACACCGGCGGTCCGGCGAGCCCGGCCGCGCAGGTCGCCGACAACGACCTGGCCACCGGCAGGATCGTGGACGAGATCTCGCACAGCAAGTACTGGAAGGACTCGGCGATCTTCGTCGTCGAGGACGACTCCCAGGCGGGTCTCGACCACGTCGACGGCCACCGTGCGCCGGTCCAGATCATCAGCCCCTGGGCGCAGCACCACACGGTCGACAGCCACTACTACTCGCAGATCACGATGATCCGCACCATCGAGCAGATCCTCGGGATCCACCCGATGAACCAGAAGGACAGCGCGGCCACCCCGATGTCCGCCGCGTTCACCAAGCACCCGGACTACACGCCGTTCACGGCGCTGCCCAACCGGACCTCGCTGACCGACGGGTTGAAGACCGCGCCGTCGTGCGGTGCGGACACCCCGGCGCCGCAGGACCCGAAGGCGGCCGCGGTGCCCGCGACGAAGGTGCCCGCGTCCGCGCGGACGCTCGCGGCGCAGTGGAGCACCTGGAAGTCCGAGCAGCGGCTGACCGGCCCGAACGCGGTGCCCGACTACGCCAACCCGGCCCAGATGAACCACTACACGTGGTACCAGACGCACAACTGGGCCAAGCCCTACCCGGGCGAGAAGAAGCTCTACGCGCCGAACGACGTCCCGGGCGCGTTCATCCCGTCGTCGGAGAACGACGGCTGA